The Bacteroides acidifaciens genome includes a region encoding these proteins:
- a CDS encoding GH92 family glycosyl hydrolase: MRRILLTYTLAFALLPVYAGEGGSPPAKKNLLIDYVDPFIGTTNFGTTNPGAVCPNGMMSVVPFNVMGSSENTYDKDARWWSTPYEYTNCFFTGYAHVNLSGVGCPELGSLLLMPTTGELNVDYKEYGSKYKDEQASPGYYSNYLTKYNVKTEVSATPRTSIARFTFPKGKSHILLNLGEGLTNESGAMLRRVSDSEVEGVKLLGTFCYNPQAVFPIYFVMRVKKTPAATGYWKKQRPMTGVEAEWDPDQGKYKLYTRYGKEIAGDDIGTYFSFDTEEGEQVEVQMGVSFVSIENARLNLDREQSGKNFEQIHTDARAKWNDDLSRITVEGGTDAQKTVFYTALYHLLIHPNILQDVNGEYPAMESDKIMTTKGDRYTVFSLWDTYRNVHQLLTLVYPERQMEMVRTMLDMYREHGWLPKWELYGRETLTMEGDPSIPVIVDTWMKGLRDFDVDLAYEAMYKSATLPGAENLMRPDNDDYMSKGYVSLREQYDNSVSHALEYYIADFALSRFAEALGKKKDAEMFYKRSLGYKHYYSKEFGTFRPILPDGTFYSPFNPRQGENFEPNPGFHEGSAWNYTFYVPHDVYGLAKLMGGKKSFIEKLQMVFDEGLYDPANEPDIAYPHLFSYFKGEEWRTQKETQRLLDKYFTTKPDGIPGNDDTGTMSSWAIFNMIGFYPDCPGLPEYTLTTPVFDKVTIRLNPKWYKEKELVIETNRTQPGTLYINKVVLNGKKFNKYHITHDELVHGQRIFFDLK, from the coding sequence ATGAGACGTATTTTATTAACTTACACACTTGCTTTCGCCCTTCTTCCCGTTTATGCGGGAGAAGGCGGAAGCCCTCCTGCTAAAAAGAATCTTTTGATAGATTATGTAGATCCTTTTATCGGAACTACTAATTTCGGTACTACCAACCCAGGGGCAGTCTGCCCGAATGGCATGATGTCTGTGGTTCCTTTCAACGTGATGGGCTCTTCTGAGAATACATATGATAAAGATGCCCGATGGTGGTCTACGCCTTATGAATATACCAACTGTTTCTTTACCGGATATGCTCATGTGAATTTGAGCGGAGTCGGTTGTCCTGAATTAGGTTCCTTATTATTGATGCCTACTACCGGAGAACTGAATGTAGATTATAAAGAATACGGTAGTAAATATAAGGATGAACAGGCTTCACCGGGTTATTACTCCAACTATCTGACTAAGTATAATGTAAAGACAGAAGTGTCTGCCACTCCACGTACTAGTATTGCCCGTTTTACTTTCCCAAAAGGTAAAAGTCATATATTGTTGAATCTGGGAGAAGGACTGACGAATGAAAGCGGTGCCATGCTTCGTCGTGTAAGCGATAGCGAAGTGGAAGGAGTAAAATTACTTGGTACATTTTGCTATAATCCTCAGGCTGTATTTCCTATTTATTTTGTAATGCGGGTTAAAAAGACACCTGCTGCAACCGGATATTGGAAGAAGCAACGCCCGATGACGGGTGTGGAAGCCGAATGGGATCCTGATCAAGGGAAGTATAAATTATATACCCGCTATGGAAAAGAAATAGCAGGTGATGACATCGGCACTTATTTTTCTTTCGATACGGAAGAAGGGGAACAAGTGGAAGTGCAGATGGGAGTTTCATTTGTCAGCATAGAGAATGCCCGACTGAATTTAGACCGTGAACAATCGGGAAAGAATTTCGAGCAGATTCATACTGACGCACGTGCAAAATGGAATGATGATTTGTCACGTATAACTGTAGAAGGCGGAACAGATGCTCAGAAAACAGTATTTTATACGGCACTTTATCATTTATTGATTCATCCGAATATCCTGCAAGATGTCAACGGAGAATATCCGGCAATGGAAAGCGATAAGATTATGACAACAAAGGGAGACCGCTACACGGTATTTTCTCTTTGGGATACCTATCGTAATGTCCACCAATTGCTGACTCTTGTCTATCCGGAACGTCAAATGGAGATGGTCCGTACCATGCTTGATATGTATCGGGAACATGGCTGGTTGCCTAAATGGGAATTATATGGAAGAGAGACATTGACGATGGAAGGTGACCCTAGCATTCCGGTAATTGTAGATACTTGGATGAAAGGATTGCGTGACTTTGATGTTGACTTGGCTTACGAAGCAATGTACAAATCAGCGACTTTGCCAGGAGCGGAGAATCTGATGCGCCCGGATAATGATGATTATATGTCAAAAGGATATGTATCTCTTCGTGAACAGTATGACAATTCCGTATCCCATGCGTTGGAATATTACATTGCAGACTTTGCGTTATCCCGCTTCGCCGAGGCTTTAGGTAAAAAGAAGGATGCGGAAATGTTCTATAAACGCTCTTTAGGCTATAAACATTATTATAGTAAAGAATTTGGTACGTTCCGTCCCATTCTTCCTGATGGAACCTTTTACAGTCCGTTTAATCCGAGACAAGGAGAGAATTTCGAACCGAATCCCGGTTTCCATGAAGGTAGTGCGTGGAACTATACATTCTATGTACCCCACGATGTATATGGGCTTGCTAAATTGATGGGGGGAAAGAAATCTTTTATCGAAAAGTTGCAAATGGTTTTTGACGAAGGTCTTTATGACCCGGCTAATGAACCGGATATTGCCTACCCTCATTTATTCTCATACTTTAAAGGTGAAGAATGGCGTACACAAAAAGAGACTCAACGTCTGTTGGATAAGTATTTCACAACAAAACCGGATGGTATTCCGGGAAATGATGATACGGGAACAATGTCCTCATGGGCTATTTTCAACATGATAGGTTTCTATCCGGATTGTCCGGGACTACCCGAATACACATTGACGACTCCGGTATTTGACAAAGTCACAATTCGTTTGAATCCGAAATGGTATAAGGAAAAAGAGTTGGTGATTGAGACTAATCGTACTCAACCGGGAACTCTATATATCAATAAGGTGGTATTGAATGGCAAGAAGTTCAATAAATATCATATCACACACGATGAACTGGTTCATGGTCAACGCATATTTTTTGATTTAAAGTAA